A genome region from Myripristis murdjan chromosome 16, fMyrMur1.1, whole genome shotgun sequence includes the following:
- the grinab gene encoding glutamate receptor, ionotropic, N-methyl D-aspartate-associated protein 1b (glutamate binding), translated as MSQDKTAFSLEELSSTLNPATAGQPGPPAFMMPINGPNQLGIPVPGGVPFPGQHLFSLGNQGAFEQPVYSPGRSGPGPAPYFPVDSSVPPSQGYPNDPGDNAGYPCEDPSVSRENDVFDSAFDDKRVRQAFIRKVFLVLTVQLMVTFSFVAVFTFLEDAKKFIQAHIWTYYLSYGIFFVVLLVLSCCKSIRRQFPCNVTLLAVLTLCMSYMVGMIASFYDTDIVILAVGMTAAVCFTVVIFSLQTKYDFTSCRGVLFCCLIILILFGILCIFIRDRILHIVYAALGALLFTCFLAVDTQLLLGNKELSLSPEEYIFAALNLYTDIINIFLYILAALGRSRKS; from the exons ATGTCCCAGGACAAGACCGCCTTTTCTCTCGAGGAACTCTCGAGCACGCTGAACCCAGCTACTGCTGGGCAGCCAGGGCCTCCTGCATTCATGATGCCCATAAATGGCCCAAACCAGCTTGGGATCCCTGTTCCTGGTGGTGTGCCTTTCCCTGGACAGCATCTGTTTTCCCTGGGGAACCAAGGAGCTTTTGAGCAGCCTGTGTATTCACCAGGCCGTTCAGGACCCGGGCCTGCACCTTATTTTCCAGTGGACTCATCAGTCCCTCCTAGCCAGGGATACCCAAATG ACCCTGGGGACAATGCAGGTTACCCTTGTGAAGATCCATCAGTCTCACGTGAAAATGATGTCTTTGACTCTGCATTTGATGACAAGCGTGTAAGACAAGCCTTTATCCGAAAG gtatTCTTGGTGTTAACTGTTCAGCTGATGGTAACCTTCTCCTTTGTGGCCGTGTTCACCTTTCTGGAAGACGCCAAGAAATTTATCCAGGCCCACATTTGGACCTACTATCTTTCCTATGGCATATTCTTTGTGGTCCTTCTTGTGCTCAGCTGCTGTAAAAGCATCCGACGACAATTTCCATGCAACGTGACTTTATTA GCCGTCCTGACTCTGTGTATGTCCTACATGGTGGGGATGATTGCCAGCTTCTATGACACCGATATAGTGATCTTAGCTGTGGGCATGACAGCTGCTGTGTGCTTTACTGTAGTCATCTTCTCTCTGCAG ACGAAATATGACTTCACTTCCTGCCGCGGTGTGCTTTTTTGTTGCCTCATCATCCTGATTCTCTTCGGCATCCTCTGCATCTTCATCCGTGACAGGATCCTGCACATCGTCTATGCTGCACTGGGGGCATTGCTCTTCACCTGT TTCTTGGCAGTGGATACTCAGCTGCTGCTAGGCAACAAGGAGTTGTCTCTGAGTCCAGAGGAATACATCTTTGCTGCCCTAAACCTGTACACAGACATCATCAACATCTTTCTGTATATTCTGGCTGCACTTGGAAGATCACGGAAGAGCTGA
- the rbm24b gene encoding RNA-binding protein 24b: MMHSAQKDTTYTKIFVGGLPYHTTDSSLRKYFEVFGDIEEAVVITDRQTGKSRGYGFVTMADRASADRACKDPNPIIDGRKANVNLAYLGAKPRVMQPGFSFGVPQIHPAFIQRPYGIPAHYVYPQAFVQPSVVIPHVQPSAATATAAAATSPYLDYTGAAYAQYSAAATAAAAAAAYEQYPYAASPAPAGYMATAGYGYAVQQPLATAATPGAAAAAAAFGQYQPQQLQTDRMQ; this comes from the exons ATGATGCACTCGGCACAGAAAGACACCACCTACACCAAGATCTTTGTGGGGGGTCTTCCGTACCACACCACGGACTCCAGCCTCAGGAAATATTTTGAAGTGTTTGGCGACATTGAGGAGGCTGTTGTAATCACGGATCGGCAGACAGGCAAATCCAGAGGTTATGGATTT GTGACCATGGCTGACCGGGCCTCTGCTGACCGAGCCTGCAAGGACCCCAACCCCATTATAGACGGCAGGAAAGCCAATGTGAACCTGGCCTACCTGGGGGCCAAGCCCAGGGTCATGCAGCCAG GATTCTCATTTGGTGTGCCTCAGATCCATCCAGCATTCATCCAAAGGCCTTATGG GATCCCTGCCCACTATGTCTACCCCCAAGCCTTTGTGCAGCCCAGCGTGGTCATCCCTCATGTGCAGCCGTCTGCTGCCACggcaacagctgctgctgccacttcCCCGTACCTTGACTATACTGGAGCGGCCTATGCCCAGTACTCTGCTGCAGCCACTGCTGCGGCTGCCGCTGCTGCCTATGAGCAGTACCCGTACGCGGCCTCCCCGGCACCAGCAGGCTATATGGCTACAGCAGGGTATGGATACGCCGTTCAGCAGCCACTGGCGACTGCCGCTACCCCAGGAgcagccgctgctgctgccgccttTGGCCAgtaccagcctcagcagctgcagacagaccGCATGCAGTAA